GCAGCCGGTGCCGAATTCCATGTCGACGTACTCGTCGGCCACCACGGGAATCTCGCGCCCGGTCAGCGGCAGTTCGACGGTCTTGCCGACCAGGTCGGCGTAGCGCTCGTCGTCGGGATGCACGGCGACACACACATCGCCCAGCATCGTTTCGGGGCGTGTGGTGGCGACGATGACATCACCCTGGCCGTCGGTGCGCGGATAGCGGATCGACCAGAGCTTGCCCTGTTCCTCGCTGTTGACCACTTCCAGGTCGGAGATGGCCGTCTTGAGGACAGGGTCCCAGTTGACCAGGCGCGGGCCGCGGTAGATCTTGTCTTCCTCGTACAGGCGAACGAAGGTCTCGACCACGGCCTCGGACAGGTCCGGGTTCATGGTGAAGCGCTCGCGCGACCAGTCGGCCGAGGCACCCAGGCGGCGCATCTGCGAGGTGATGGTCGAGCCGGAATGCTCCTTCCAGTCCCAGACCTTGTCGATGAATTCATCACGTGTGAAGTCGTCGCGCTTCTTCCCTTCGGCCTCGATCTGGCGGGTCACGACCATCTCGGTGGCGATGCCGGCGTGATCGACGCCCACCTGCCACAACGTGTCCCGACCCTTGAGCCGCTGGTAGCGGATCAGTGCGTCCATCAACGTGTGCTGAAAGGCGTGCCCCATGTGCAGCGTGCCGGTGACATTGGGTGGCGGCAGCAGGATGGTGAACGGCTCGCCCTCGCCGGAGGGCTTGAAGCAGCCCTTGTCTTCCCAGAAGGGATACCAGCGTTGTTCGATCTGCTCGGGGTTGTAGGTCTTGTCCATCGTTCTCACTTCAACACGTGATGCTGCAACTCGGCGCCCCGTTGCTTCCAGGCCATCCAGCGCTCGCGTAGCTTCTGCTTGAGCGACTCGTCCGGCGGCACGATCTCGAGGATGCGCTCGAAGCGACCGTCGGGCAGGGGAGCAGCCGGGTCCAGGTTGATCAGGATGCCGGCCTTCTCGGGTGCGACTTCCAGCAGTCGAATCGGCGCCTTCGTCTCGCCGCGTTCGTGCGGCAGGAAGCGACCCTGGGGTTGCGTCCACAACTGTTCGTCGAGCCTGGCCAGGTCGGCAGCATTGCCGACGACGGCAATCTCGCGCGTCGCCGGCCAGGCCTTGGAGACCAGTACGCCGGCGACGTAAAGCGGATCACTGAACCGCCCGCCCATTTCGTAGAAATCTACACGCATGGCAAAAATCAGTTCACGCCAAGGCGCAAAGGCGCCAAGTTCGCCAAGGAAAAGAAAGCATGAAAATCTTTGATTCCGCTGCCACGGCGATGCCTTTTCTTTACCACCATCATGCATGTTTTCATTTTCAATCTTCTTGGCGCCCTTTGCGCCTTCGCGCCTTGGCGTGAGACAAACCAGCAACAAGCGATCACGAATCCGCAACACTCAGGGACACGCTGATCCTCAGCCAACGGCATTCCAGCCGCCGGCACGATTGACCAGCCAGTCGACCAGCATGCCGACCGGTCGGCCGGTGCCGGATTCGGGCTTGCCCCACTGCCAGGCCGCGCCCGCGATATCGACGTGGGCCCAGCGCTGTCCTTCGGCGAAGCGCGACAGGAAACAGCCGGCGGTAATGCTGCCAGCCGGCATGCCGCCGACGTTCTTCATGTCGGCGAATGGCGACTCGATCTGTTCCTGGTAGTCGTCCCACAGCGGCAGGCGCCAGGTGCGGTCGGCCGAGCGTTGGCCGGCGGCCAGTAGTTCCTCGGCCAGTTCGTCGTTCTGCGTCATGACGGCGCTGGCGTGATGGCCCAGCGCGACCACGCAGGCACCGGTCAGGGTGGCCAGGTCCACCGTGGTATCTGGCTTGAGTCGTCCCGTCCAGGTCAGGGCATCGGCCAGGATCATGCGGCCCTCGGCGTCGGTGTTATGCACTTCGATGGTCTTGCCGTTCATGGCGGTGATCACATCACCCGGGCGATAGGCTTTGCCGTCGGGCATGTTCTCGACTGCGGCGACCACGCCTTCGACGTTCATCGGCAGCTTGAGCCGCGCTACGGCTTCCATCGCACCGATGGTGGCGGCTGCCCCGCCCATGTCGAACTTCATCTGTTCCATCAGGTCGCGCGGCTTGATCGAGATGCCGCCGGTGTCGAAGGTTACGCCCTTGCCGACCATCGCCAGCGGCGCATCGCCGTCCTTACCGCCGCTCCAGCTCAGGCGGATCAGTCGTGGACGGTTGGCGCTGCCCACGGCGACCGCCAGCAGGGCGTTCATGCCGAGCTTTTCCATCTCCTCGTCTTCGAGAATCTCGACCTCCAGGCCGTCGTGCTCGGCGGCCATGGTCTCGGCGATCTCGGCCAGGTAGGCCGGCGTGCAGATGTTGGGCGGCAGGTCGGCCAAATCGCGGGCGCGCTGCACCCCAGCGGCAATCGCCGAGGCCAGCGAGAGCTGCTGCTCGGCGCCCTTGCCGGCCGGGAAACTGACCGTGTCAGTCGCCGGCGGTGCGTCATCCTTGGGCTTTTTGGTGGCGCTGTAGACATAGTCGGCATAGGCCAGCGCAATGCCGGCCTGGCGAACTTTCCAGTCGCTGTCGCGGTCGGTCACCTTGGCGTCGGCCAACAGGCAATGGGCACTGGTGGCATGTGACTGCCTGAGCGCCTTGCCGGCGGCCTTGACCGCCTTGTCAAAGGCCACCGCGTCCAATTTCTCGGCCTTGCCAAGGCCGACAACGAGAATGCGCCGGGCGCCAATACCGGTCAGCGCGTGCAGCATCAGGGTCTTGCCGGCCTTGCGCGGCAGCTCGCTGCCTTTATCGAGTTGCGTGAGCACGCCGCCAATCGCCGAGTCGATTTCGGCGGCGGCGCCATCGAGGCCATTTCCTTCGGGAAGCCCGATGATCAGGCAATCGGTTTCGACGGCACTTGTCGCCGCGTCGGTGGTTGTAAACTGCATGGTGATATTCCGCCTTGAATGAATTCGGATGAGATTGGCAAGAACCAAGCATCATTGTACCCGGCGCCGCTGGACGGCTGAATGCTGATTCTGCAGCGCTACGTACTGCGACAGGGGCTGGTGGCCAGCCTGTCGAGCCTGATCGTATTTCTGGGTGTGGTCAGTGCCCTGTTCCTGGCCGAGTTGCTCGGCGAAGCCGCGCAGGGCGATCTGCCTGGCGGCAGTGTGTTGTTGATGCTCGTTCTGCGCCTGCCCGAAGCGGTCATGCTGGTTGGGCCGCTCGCGCTGCTGACCGGAATGCTCATGACTCTGGGCCGACTGCAGGAAGAGAGCGAGCTGGTCGTGATGCGCAGCGCCGGCCTGCGCTTTCGTCGCTTGCTGCGACCGGTGCTGGTTCTGGCTTTGTTCTGGTCGGGCGGCCTGCTGATCGTCTCCGGCTGGCTCTCGCCGATGGCGGTGGAACGCTCGGCCACGCTGCTGGCCGACGCCGCACGCAGTGCGATGATGGCGGGCATCCGGCCGGGCCAGTTCGATCGCCTCAATCAGGGACGCACCACGATCTACGTCGGTCGGATCGATCGCAGCAGCGACACCCTCGGCGATATCTTCATTCAACACATGGAGCGTGGAAGCACCGAGATGCTCGCCGCGCGCGAGGGGCGACTCTGGTTGCCGGATGAGGATGCAGGACGCTACCTGCTCTTGACCGACGGTTTCCAGATTCAGCATGCCAACAAGCTCGAAGGGGGCGCCGTGCACGAAATGCGTTTTGCCCGCAATGAACTTCGCCTGCCTGCGCCCGACGAAAACACCGACCTGGGCGAGGCACGTTTTCGCCTGCCCGAATTGTTCCAGCCGGAAACGCCGGCCGAGCGTCGTGAGTGGCACTGGCGGCTGGCCGCACCCGTGGCCGGGTTGTTGCTGGGTGTGCTGGCGCTGCCGCTGTCGAGTCGCAAACCGCGTCAGGGGCGTTACGGCAGCATCGTGATCGCGCTGGTGTTGTATCTGATCTATAGCAACACGGTTCACGGTGGTCTGATCCTGATGGAGCAGCACGAGGCGATGAGCGGGCCGGGACTGTGGCCGGTGCATGGCGGGCTGGCCTTGCTCACTGCGTTGTTGTCGTGGCGCTACTGGAGATTGTGGTGATTTTTGGTATCGCCGGTCGTTACGTCGGTCGTTCGGTGCTGATCTGGGTGGTGCTGGTGGCGTTGTTATTGCTCGGCCTCTATACCCTGATCGAGGGCATTCGCGAGGCGCGTGATATGACCGGTGACTACGGCCCCTTGGCCATGCTGGCCTATATGGCCCAGACCACGCCCAGCCGGCTCTACGACATCTTCCCGTTTGCTGCACTGATCGGCGTCATGCTGGGTCTTGGCGGGCTGGCCGCCACGAATGAATTGGTCGCGCTGCGTGCGGCCGGATTCGATCGCGGCCAGATCCTGGCCAGTGTTTTGGGCGTGATCATGCTATGCCTGCTGGTGCTGTTCCTTCTGGGTGAATCGATGATTCCGGGGCTGGAGGCGCGCGCCAGCGCCCAGCGCGACCAGTTGCGCAGTGGCCAGGTGCATCTGGGCAAGTTTGGTGCGCTTTGGCTGCGGGACGGCGACAAGATACTGCGTATCGGCTACTCGGCCTGGGCCGACGACGATCAGCCGGAATTCGGTGACGTACTGGTCTATCGCCTGGCATCCAACATGCAGCCCGAACTGCTGATGCATGCGGATGGTGCCACGCACGACGGCAGCGCATGGCGATTGCGTGGCGTCACCCGTCGCGGTGTGTTCGAAACGCCCGACTGGGAGAGGCGAGGCCGGGTCGAGCTCGATTCCACACTCAGCTATGACCTGTTCGCCTCGGCGGTGAGCAAACCGCGGATGCTTGCGATCGTCGATCTGCTCGGCATGATCCGTCTGCTCGATGCCAACGACCTCGACACCGGCCCGTATCGACAGGCGTTGTGGAACCGGGTTTTCTATCCTCTCAACGTCATTGCGATGATTCTGATCGCCCTGCCATTCGCATTCCGCGGTGGACGCCAGGGTGGGCGCGGTTTGAGCATTTTTGCCGGTTTGTCACTGGGGCTGATGTTCTTCGTCATCAGTCGCCTGATCCGGGGTTCGGCGATGCTTTGGCCGGGACCTTTGTGGTTGTTGATGATTCTGCCGGCGCTGTTCTTCGGAACGATCGGATTGCTGTTGTTGCGGCGACTCTGATCACCAGGCGTTCGTGCCGCGCTTGCGTGGCAGCAGCACCAGTCGCGTTCCCGAAATCATGTCGTGCCAGCTTCGACTCTCGCGATCGAACAGCGTCCAGATGAACCCCAGGCCCAGGCAGCCCAGTGACACACCGGCAAACAGAAAGCGCACCGTGATCTGGCCCCAGCCGGGGCGTTGCGTGTCCACCGTAACCAGCCGAATACGCCAGGCTTTCATGCCCAGGGTCTGACCGCCAACTCGCCAGCAAATTGCGAAATAGAGATACCAGACGACGAGTAAATAGAATTGAAACGCCGGGTTGCCGGGCTGGATTTCCGTGCCGGCAGGGATGACCACGATTGCGGCTGCAACCATCCACAAGGCTGCGACCAGCAATGCATCGTAGATCATCGATGCGGCTCGACGGGGCAGCCCGGTCGGGGGCAGGTTCTCAGGCTTGTTCAATGAAACGGGTGGGAACTTGGATTTGTCCAGAGGTCATTGTACAGGTCGCGGTCAGTTTTGATGCCGCTCGCCGTGTCATTCTGTGTACCTGTAATGTCTTTAACAACAGCGCAAAATGTGGCAGAGTAGAACATGCTGCGAGGGAGTGGATGATTCCTATCCTGAAAGAACGCTCCCGTCAGGCGAGTTCGCCGAGCAAAAGTTGGTTATCTTGCTAAGGACCCAGGGAGGTCACAATCATGCAAAGCATCGAAGAAACTCAGGTGGAGCAACAGGCGCCTGCCGACGGCAACGCCAGTACTTCTTCTCCGACTCCATCGCCAGCGCCCGCACCGGCTGCCAAGAAGGCTTCGAAGAAGAAGGCTTCCAAGAAGAAGGCTTCCAAGAAGAAGGCTTCCAAGAAGAAGGCCTCCAAGAAGAAGGCTTCCAAGAAGAAGGCTTCGAAGAAGAAGGCTTCCAAGAAGAAGGCTTCGAAGAAGAAGGCTTCGAAGAAGAAGGCTTCGAAGAAGAAGGCTTCCAAGAAGAAGGCTTCCAAGAAGAAGGCCTCCAAGAAGAAGGCTTCCAAGAAGAAGGCCTCCAAGAAGAAGGCCTCCAAGAAGAAGGCCTCCAAGAAGAAGGCTTCCAAGAAGAAGGCCTCCAAGAAGAAGGCTTCCAAGAAGAAGGCTTCCAAGAAGAAGGCCTCCAAGAAGAAGGCTTCCAAGAAGAAGGCCTCCAAGAAGAAGGCCTCCAAGAAGAAGGCTTCGAAGAAGAAGGCTTCGAAGAAAAAAGCCTCCAAGAAGAAGGCCTCCAAAAAAAAGCGCTCAAAAAAAAAGTCCGTAAGCAAGGCCGGCGGTGATTTCTCACGCGTTCTTGCGGCCGTAGATGAGCTGCGTGACGCGCTTCAGGATCTCGCTGCTGGTCAGGTTCGGCGGCGCAAACAGGTGGTCGAGGAACTTCAGGCTGCCGCACGCACCGGCTTTTCCGAAGTCGAGACTGCGGCGCGCAAGTCCCTCAGCCGCCTGACCGGGAAGGTTTGACCCGAAGCGATCATACTGCGGGGGCGGCACCGTCCGCCCCCGCCGCTTCGCCGGAAAAACCGGACCAACGCCTGATTGATCGCTTCCTTGACGCATTCTGGGCCGAGCGCGGTGCAGCAGCGGCAACGCTGGAAGCCTACCGACACGACCTGCAACAGTTCCTGGCCGCCGTCCCGGTTCGGGCCGGTTCAATCGACAAGTCGCATGTGCTCGCCTTCCTGGCCGGGCGGATGCGCTCGGGTGTCAGCACCACCAGTATCGTGCGCCAGCTGTCCTGCCTGCGGCAGTTCTTCGCCTGGGCGTTGCGCGAGTCGATCGTGTCGCGCAATCCGATGCTTGATATCGACGGACCGCGTCGGCCGCAATCGCTGCCCGGCACGCTGACGGCTGGTCAGGTTGAAGCGCTGCTGGCGGTACCCGACACCGAAACGCCACTGGGATTGCGTGATCGCGCCATGCTGGAGACGCTCTATGCCACCGGCATGCGAGTCAGCGAGCTGGCGGATCTCAACCTGGGCCGACTGAATATCGGCCAGGGTGTGATTCGGGTGCTGGGCAAGGGCGGTCGCGAGCGGCTGGTGCCGCTGGGCGAGGCCGCTTTGGATGCGCTGCAGCAGTGGCTGCGAGTTCGGCCCGAATTGCATCCACAAGATGAGCGGGTATTCGTTTCGCGCAGTGGTCGACCGTTGTCACGCCAGGCTGTCTGGCAGCGAATTCGCGACCTGGCACGCCGGGCCGGGATCGCCGAGCCAGTCTATCCGCACCGGCTGCGCCACTCCTTCGCAACTCATTTGCTCGACAACGGGGCCGACCTCCGCGTGGTCCAGATGTTGCTTGGTCATGCCGATCTCGCCACCACTCAGATATACACCCATGTCTCTCGCGCCCGCCTGAAGGCCCTGCACCGGCAACACCACCCGCGCGGCTGACCTGATGAAACTTGTCGCCCCGGCTGCGATCCAATCGAACAGCGACCGTGCGTGAGCTATCATGCGCGGCGGAAAATGACCTGATTTGAAACGCGGACAAATCTTTACCTTGAGGAGTATCCGGATGAAAATTTCTATTGGCATTGGCTCGCTCGTCGGGCTGATTCTTGCCCTGCCGGCGATGGCGGCGGACGAGCAGGCTATCGAGGAGCGGATTCGGGCGCTGGTGCCCGAAGTGGAAACGCTCGCGATTGCCGAAACGCCCGTGCCCGGTTTGATGGAGGTTCAGCTCAACAACGACATCATCTACATGTCCAAAGATGGCCGCTACCTGATGCAGGGCCGGCTGATCGACCTTGAAACCCAGAACGACCTGACCGATACGGCCAAGTCCGGCCTGAGGCGCGAACGGATCGCAGATCTCGATTCCGCTGACATGGTTTCGTTCGGCCCGGAAGATGCCGAATTCGAATTGATGGTCTTCACCGATACCGACTGTGGTTACTGCCGTCGTCTGCACGAGCAGATCGATGCGTACGTCGATGAAGGCATTCGCATCAATTACCTTGCCTTTCCACGTGCCGGCATTGAGTCCGCAACCTACGAAACCATGGTTTCGGTCTGGTGCGCCAGCGATCGCCAGTCGGCGATGACCACGGCCAAGTCCGGCCAGAAGCCACCGAAGGCCGAGTGCGACAACCCGGTCGAGGAACAGTACCTGCTGGGTCAGGCGCTGGGCGTGACCGGTACCCCGGCACTTCTGACACCCAACGGCGACCTGATTCCCGGCTACGTGCCGCCCGGCGAACTCAAGAAGCGCCTTCAGGGTCTGGCCGACGCGAGCGCCTCGAGCGCTGACTGATTTGTCCGGGCCGTCGCAGACGGCTCGGTTCGCCCCGGAGTCGTGCCCTATAATGGCGCGCTCACTGGTAGCCGATACTCGGGGATTCGCATGATTGTCTTGCTCGGCAGGGACGCGCTGCCGCCGTTCCGCCTGGCCCAGCTCGCACGCGCCGTATCCGACCTGCAAGGACGACCGGTCGAGCTCGAAGCCAGCGAGCTTTTCCTGATCGACGCACCCGAACTGCCGCCCGAACCCGAGCGCGGTCGCCTGCTATCCCTGCTTTCGGCACAGCCGCACGCCAGCGATCGACTGGCCGATCACGAATTGCTGATCGCTCCCCGCCCGGGTACGGTCACGCCCTGGGCAAGCAAGGCCGCCGACATCCTCGAGCGTTGCGGCCTGGGCGCTTTCTCCCGGATCGAACATGCCACCTTGTTCGCAGTCGATGGCCTGCCGACCGCCGAACTTTCGAACGCTTCCCGGCGATTGCTGCACGACCGCATGACCCAGTCGATCGTCGAGCATCTGGCCGACCTTGAGGGCTGGTTCGAGCAAGCCGAGCCGGCGCCGCTGGGCGTGATCGAACTCGGTAGCGATCCGGCTGCCAGCCTGGCTCGGCGCAACACCGAACTCGGCCTGGCGCTGAGTGCCGACGAGATCGATTACCTGGTCAAAGCCTACGGGCGGCTGGCGCGCGACCCCAGCGACGCCGAGTTGATGATGTTCGCCCAGGCCAACTCGGAGCATTGCCGGCACAAGATCTTCAACGCCACCTGGGAGGTCGACGGGCGGCCGGTCGAGGGCAGCCTGTTCGGTCTGATCCGTTCTACCCATGCAGCCACTCCGGAAGGCACCCTGGTTGCCTACGACGACAACGCCGCCGTGATCGAGGGCTTCGATGTCGAGATGTTCCTGACCGATCCGGACCAAGGCGCCTATCGCTGCCGCGCCGACCGGGCGCATATCCAGATCAAGGTCGAGACCCATAACCACCCGACCGCCATCTCGCCCGATCCGGGAGCGGCCACCGGATCCGGCGGAGAAATTCGCGATGAGAGCGCCACTGGCCGAGGCGCCCGGCCGGTCGCCGCCCTGTGCGGTTTTTCAGTATCGGACCTGCGCATCCCCGACTGGGTCCAGCCCTGGGAAACCGCACCGGTCGCGCCCGGCCGGATGGCTTCGGCTCTGGAGATCATGCGCGACGGCCCGATCGGTGCGGCGCGCTTCAATAACGAGTTCGGCCGGCCGGCGCTGCTGGGCTATTTCCGCAGCTTCAGCGCGCCGATTGGCGAGCGGCTGTGGGGTTACCACAAGCCGATCATGCTCGCCGGCGGCAGCGGCATGATCGCCGATGGCCAGACGCATAAGCTTGCGCTGTCGCCCGGCGATCGCATCATCGTGCTCGGCGGTCCGGCCATGCTGATCGGCCTCGGCGGCGGTGCGGCTTCCTCGATGAGTTCGGGGCAATCCGACGCCGATCTCGATTTTGCCTCGGTCCAGCGCGGCAACCCCGAGATGCAGCGCCGTGCCCAGGAGGTGATCGACCGCTGTTGGCAGCAGGGCGAGGCCAACCCGATCAAGTCGGTGCACGATGTCGGTGCCGGTGGGCTTTCCAACGCCTTGCCGGAGTTGCTGCACGACGGCGGCGTGGGCGGGCAGCTGGAACTGCGCGAGATTCCCACCAATGATCCTGCGCTCTCGCCGATGGAGCTGTGGTGCAACGAGGCGCAGGAGCGCTACGTGCTGGCGGTTGCCCCCGAAAATCTCGAGCAATTCGCCGCCCTGTGTGCGCGCGAGCGCTGCCCCTGGGCTGATGTTGGCGAGGCCAGCGACGACGGTCGCTTGCTGGTCGCCGACCGCCTGGGTGATCGAGCGGCCATCGACATGCCGCTCGAAGTCTTGCTGGGCAAGGCACCGCGCATGCATCGCCGGGCCGAAACGCGTACAACCGCAGTGGAATCTTCGCCACTCGACGACATCACCATCGACCAGGCCATCGATCAGGTGCTGGCACTGCCCGCTGTCGGCAGCAAGGAATTTCTGGTCACCATTGGTGATCGCACGGTCGGAGGCCTGAGCGTACGCGATCAGATGGTCGGCCCGCATCAGGTGCCGGTGGCCGATTGCGCTATCACCCTGCTCGACTACGACGGCCAGGCCGGCAGTGCCATGGCGATCGGCGAGCGCACACCGCTTGCTGTGCACGATTCGGCCGCCGCGGCGCGCATGGCCGTCGGCGAGGCCTTGACCAACCTGGCCGGCACCCGGGTGCGCGACCGGCGCCACGTCAAGCTCTCGGCAAACTGGATGGCTGCGGCCGGTGCGCCGGGGCAGGATGCGGCCCTGCGTGCCGCGGTCGAGGCGGTGGCCGAACTTTGCCCGCAATTGTCATTGTCGATTCCGGTCGGCAAGGATTCGCTGTCGATGCAGACGGTGTGGAACGACCAACAAGGCGAGCAGCGCATGATTGCGCCGGTCTCATTGATTGTTACCGCTTTTGCGCCGGTGCCGGATGTGGGCGTGCATCGCACGCCGCAGTTGAGGCGCGATGTTGACTCACGCCTGTTGCTGATCGATCTGGGCCGCAATCGACTGGGGCAATCGGCCCTGGCCCAGGTGCTGACGCGCCCGCTCGGTCCGGTGCCCGACCTCGATAATGCCGGCCGGCTTGCCGCCCTGTTCGACACCGTCCAGCGCCTGCTCGACGACAACGTGATTCTGGCTTGCCACGACCGTTCCGACGGCGGGTTGTTCACCACCGTGCTGGAAATGGCGCTGGCCGGCCACTGCGGTGTCCGGCTCGATCTGGGTGATGATGCCGCCGAGCCGCTGGCCGACTTGTTCAATGAGGAACTGGGGCTGGTTATCCAGGTGGCCGACGAGGATCTTGCTGACATTCGTGGCCTCTTCGCCGAGGCCGGACTCGACGAGTGCCTGCGAGAGATCGGCGAACTGCAGGAGCAGCCGGAATTGGACATCCATGCCGGTGGCGAGCGCCTGACCCGCCGCGAACTGCCCGAACTGGCCCGGCGCTGGGGCGAGACCAGTTATCGCATGCAGCGCCTGCGCGACCATCCTGATTGTGCCGACGAAGCCTACGCCGCCCTGGGCGACTGGTCGCGTCCGGGCCTGGTGCCGAAGAAGGAATTCGAAGTGCCATCATCGGTGTCGGTCCATTCCGGCGCCAGGCCGCGGGTCGCCATTCTGCGCGAGCAGGGCGTCAACGGTCAGCGCGAAATGGCCCGCGCCTTCATGACTGCCGGTTTCGAGGCAGTCGATGTGCATATGAGCGATCTGGAAGCTGGCCGCCAGCGCCTGACCGACTTCCACGGCCTGGCCGCCTGCGGCGGATTTTCCTTCGGTGATGTGCTCGGGGCCGGTCAGGGCTGGGCGCGTTCGATCCTGTTCAATGACGCCTTGAGCGAGCAGTTTCGGGCCTTTTTCGACGATCCGCGCCGATTCGCACTGGGCGTGTGCAATGGCTGTCAGATGCTTTCGGCACTGCGCGAGATCATTCCCGGAACGGATGCCTGGCCGGATTTCATCGTCAATCGTTCGCGCCAGTTCGAGGCGCGCCTGAGCCTGGTCGGCATCGAGGACAGCCCGTCGCTGTTCTTTGCCGACATGGCGGGCTCGCGCCTGCCGGTTGTCACCGCCCACGGCGAGGGCCGCGCGGTCTTCGCCGACGGCTTGCCGGCCGCGGCGCCGGTGGCACTTCGCTATATCGATGCCGGGGGGCAGGGCACCGAACGCTACCCTGACAACCCCAATGGTTCGCCGGAAGGTATTACCGGCCTGACCAGCGACACGGGCCGCGTGACCATCCTGATGCCGCATCCCGAGCGCCTGCTGCGCCGCGTCAACTACTCCTGGGCGCCGGCCGAATGGGGCGAGCTTTCGCCCTGGATGAAGATGTTTCACAATGCCCGCGCCTGGCTGGAGTGAAGGGCGGAGAATGAGCGATCAAGACCAACGACAAGACGAACTGGAACTAACGCCGGAGAAGTCGGGCAACCCGGTCAAGGAGATGTTCCTGCTGGCCGCACTTTACCTGCCATTGGGCTTTTTCCTGTGGTTCTTCATGGCCAGCGGCCTGATGTTTCCGGCCTCGAATCTGGCCGAGTGGCTGTTGACCAGCCTGTTCCCGGAACTCTTTTCCGGTATTTTCCAGGCTGGCTTCATCTTCGAGATGCAGAGTCCGCTGACCGTGACCAACCCGGAAGACGGGCAGTTGATGCCGCTGACCTGGGATATCAACCCGATGATCTACGCCTGGGGCATGGCGCTGTTGTTCGGGCTGATCATGGCCACACCGATGTCGGCGCTTCGCCGCTTCTTGCAGATACTTGTCGCGCTGGTGGTGGTGACTCTCGTGACGGTCTGGGGCGTGTTCTGGGAAGCCTTGCGCGATCTCGCATTCCTGTTCGGACCCGAGATCGGCGAGGCGGTCCGCCAGTCGTCGTTGTCGCCCACCGCCATTGCTCTGTGCTACCAGCTCGGCTATCTGATGTTTCCCGGTGTCATCCCGATCGCCGCCTGGATCCTGATGAACCGGCCGTTCATCGAAAAGCTCGTCGAACATCGCCGAATCTGAACCGTACGGCCCCGGGGCTGTCTGTTTGTGACATGGTCCGGGACTCGGGAGCGATTCGGACCAACCCGCCGCTATAATCGGGCTCGATATGGAAACTGAAACACTGACTGCTACCGACGACACCGAGTTGTTGCCGAGCATCGGCGATCACCTCGAGGATCGTGCCGCCGAACTGTGCCGCCTGCTGATCGAGCAGGAGCGCCTGCGCGAGGAAGACCTGCAGCGCGCCAAGGCCTATCGTGAGCAGCACGGCGGCAACCTGCTGACCTTGCTGGTACGCTTGGGGCTGGTGTCCGAGCGCGACCTGGCACGGGCTCAGTCCGAACTGCTCGAGATCCCGATGGTCACCGACAAGGACTATCCGGAGAAAGGTCCGCAGATCGACGGTATCTCGGTGCGCTACATGAAGCAGCAGCACCTGGTGCCGATCGAGGTCAGCGACGAGGAGCTGGTCGTGGTCATGGCCGACCCGACCGACGATTTCGCGCTGCGCGCCCTGGCCATGGCAACCGACCACAGGGTCTCGCCGCGGGTCGGCATCGCGTCGGAAATCGACAACACCATCGAGCGTTATTTTGGCGGCGGCAAGTCGGCCATGGGCCAGATCGCCGAGCATCTCGGCGGTGAGGGTGCCGGCGAGGACGAAGAAGACGTCGAACACCTGCGTGACCTGGCCTCCGAGGCCCCGGTCATCCGCCTGGTCAACCTGATCCTGCAGCGCGCGGTCGAATCGCGCGCCTCCGATATCCACATCGAGCCGTTCGAGAACCGCCTGAAAGTCCGCTATCGCATCGACGGAGTGCTGCAGGAAGTCGAGGCGCCGCCGGCGCGTTCGACCGCGGCGGTGATCTCGCGTGTGAAGATCATGGCGCGGCTCAACATCGCCGAGCGTCGTTTGCCGCAGGACGGGCGCATCATGCACCGCGTCGGCGGCAAGGAGCTCGACCTGCGTGTCTCGACCGTGCCGACCGCCCACGGCGAGTCGGTCG
The Wenzhouxiangella sp. XN201 genome window above contains:
- a CDS encoding DNA polymerase III subunit chi, giving the protein MRVDFYEMGGRFSDPLYVAGVLVSKAWPATREIAVVGNAADLARLDEQLWTQPQGRFLPHERGETKAPIRLLEVAPEKAGILINLDPAAPLPDGRFERILEIVPPDESLKQKLRERWMAWKQRGAELQHHVLK
- a CDS encoding leucyl aminopeptidase gives rise to the protein MQFTTTDAATSAVETDCLIIGLPEGNGLDGAAAEIDSAIGGVLTQLDKGSELPRKAGKTLMLHALTGIGARRILVVGLGKAEKLDAVAFDKAVKAAGKALRQSHATSAHCLLADAKVTDRDSDWKVRQAGIALAYADYVYSATKKPKDDAPPATDTVSFPAGKGAEQQLSLASAIAAGVQRARDLADLPPNICTPAYLAEIAETMAAEHDGLEVEILEDEEMEKLGMNALLAVAVGSANRPRLIRLSWSGGKDGDAPLAMVGKGVTFDTGGISIKPRDLMEQMKFDMGGAAATIGAMEAVARLKLPMNVEGVVAAVENMPDGKAYRPGDVITAMNGKTIEVHNTDAEGRMILADALTWTGRLKPDTTVDLATLTGACVVALGHHASAVMTQNDELAEELLAAGQRSADRTWRLPLWDDYQEQIESPFADMKNVGGMPAGSITAGCFLSRFAEGQRWAHVDIAGAAWQWGKPESGTGRPVGMLVDWLVNRAGGWNAVG
- the lptF gene encoding LPS export ABC transporter permease LptF — encoded protein: MLILQRYVLRQGLVASLSSLIVFLGVVSALFLAELLGEAAQGDLPGGSVLLMLVLRLPEAVMLVGPLALLTGMLMTLGRLQEESELVVMRSAGLRFRRLLRPVLVLALFWSGGLLIVSGWLSPMAVERSATLLADAARSAMMAGIRPGQFDRLNQGRTTIYVGRIDRSSDTLGDIFIQHMERGSTEMLAAREGRLWLPDEDAGRYLLLTDGFQIQHANKLEGGAVHEMRFARNELRLPAPDENTDLGEARFRLPELFQPETPAERREWHWRLAAPVAGLLLGVLALPLSSRKPRQGRYGSIVIALVLYLIYSNTVHGGLILMEQHEAMSGPGLWPVHGGLALLTALLSWRYWRLW
- the lptG gene encoding LPS export ABC transporter permease LptG, which gives rise to MIFGIAGRYVGRSVLIWVVLVALLLLGLYTLIEGIREARDMTGDYGPLAMLAYMAQTTPSRLYDIFPFAALIGVMLGLGGLAATNELVALRAAGFDRGQILASVLGVIMLCLLVLFLLGESMIPGLEARASAQRDQLRSGQVHLGKFGALWLRDGDKILRIGYSAWADDDQPEFGDVLVYRLASNMQPELLMHADGATHDGSAWRLRGVTRRGVFETPDWERRGRVELDSTLSYDLFASAVSKPRMLAIVDLLGMIRLLDANDLDTGPYRQALWNRVFYPLNVIAMILIALPFAFRGGRQGGRGLSIFAGLSLGLMFFVISRLIRGSAMLWPGPLWLLMILPALFFGTIGLLLLRRL
- a CDS encoding RDD family protein, with translation MNKPENLPPTGLPRRAASMIYDALLVAALWMVAAAIVVIPAGTEIQPGNPAFQFYLLVVWYLYFAICWRVGGQTLGMKAWRIRLVTVDTQRPGWGQITVRFLFAGVSLGCLGLGFIWTLFDRESRSWHDMISGTRLVLLPRKRGTNAW
- the xerD gene encoding site-specific tyrosine recombinase XerD, which translates into the protein MIDRFLDAFWAERGAAAATLEAYRHDLQQFLAAVPVRAGSIDKSHVLAFLAGRMRSGVSTTSIVRQLSCLRQFFAWALRESIVSRNPMLDIDGPRRPQSLPGTLTAGQVEALLAVPDTETPLGLRDRAMLETLYATGMRVSELADLNLGRLNIGQGVIRVLGKGGRERLVPLGEAALDALQQWLRVRPELHPQDERVFVSRSGRPLSRQAVWQRIRDLARRAGIAEPVYPHRLRHSFATHLLDNGADLRVVQMLLGHADLATTQIYTHVSRARLKALHRQHHPRG